Proteins encoded in a region of the Anopheles ziemanni chromosome 2, idAnoZiCoDA_A2_x.2, whole genome shotgun sequence genome:
- the LOC131280966 gene encoding myosin heavy chain, non-muscle isoform X2 produces MAEDLRDRNDPELKYLSVERNSFNDPATQAEWTQKRLVWVPHESQGFVAASIKGERGDEVEVELAETGKRVLVLKDDIQKMNPPKFDKVEDMAELTCLNEASVLHNIKDRYYSGLIYTYSGLFCVVVNPYKKLPIYTEKIMEKYKGIKRHEVPPHVFAITDTAYRSMLQDREDQSILCTGESGAGKTENTKKVIQYLAYVAASKPKGSVAPTPALIIGGHHTSLSGELEQQLLQANPILEAFGNAKTVKNDNSSRFGKFIRINFDASGFISGANIETYLLEKSRAIRQAKDERTFHIFYQLLAGASPEQRQRFILDDVKTYPFLSNGGLPVPGVDDYAEFQATVKSMNIMGMTADDFNSIFRIVSAVLLFGSMTFKQERSSDQATLPDNTVAQKIAHLLGLSVTDMTKAFLTPRIKVGRDFVTKAQTKEQVEFAVEAIAKACYEKMFKWLVNRINRSLDRTKRQGASFIGILDMAGFEIFELNSFEQLCINYTNEKLQQLFNHTMFILEQEEYQREGIEWKFIDFGLDLQPTIDLIDKPGGIMALLDEECWFPKATDKSFVEKLAAAHSMHPKFMKTDFRGVADFAVVHYAGKVDYSATKWLMKNMDPLNENVVSLLQASQDPFVVQIWKDAEIVGMAQQALTDTQFGARTRKGMFRTVSHLYKEQLAKLMDTLRNTNPNFVRCIIPNHEKRAGKIDAPLVLDQLRCNGVLEGIRICRQGFPNRIPFQEFRQRYELLTPNVIPKGFMDGKRACEQMIKSLELDSNLYRIGQSKIFFRAGVLAHLEEERDYKITDLIVNFQAYCRGFLARRNYQKRLQQLNAIRIIQRNCAAYLKLRNWQWWRLYTKVKPLLEVTKQEEKLVQKEDELRQIRDKLDNLSKSSQEYEKKFQQAMEEKTHLAEQLQAEIELCAEAEEGRARLVARKQELEELMQDLESRIEEEEERVNALTGEKKKLQINIQDLEEQLEEEEAARQKLQLEKVQLDAKLKKMEEDVALIEDQNHKLVKEKKLLEERANDLSQTLAEEEEKAKHLAKLKVKHESTIAELEERLLKDHQQRQESDRSKRKIETEVADLKEQINERRVQIEEMQQQLIKREEELAQTLVRIDEESAAKAAAQKTQRELESQLAEIQEDLEAEKLARSKAEKQKRDLNEELEALKNELLDSLDTTAAQQELRSKREQEVATLKKTLEDESSNHEATLMDMRHKHAQEISSINEQLENLKKLKGGLEKSKQTLEAENADLATELRNVNQSRQENDRRRKQAETQIAELQVKLAEVERVRVELQDKVTKLQQETDNITQQLDEAELKASAAIKSAGNLESQLTEAQQLLEEETRQKLALSSKLRQIESEKDALAEQLEEDEEAKKSYEKKLAELNITIQEMKKRSEEESDVAKELEESKKKMNKDIETLQRQIQELQATNDRLDKSKKKIQSELEDATIELETQRTKVLELEKKQKNFDKVLAEEKAISEQHAQERDAAEREAREKETKVLSLTRELDEAFEKIDELETKRKALQNELDELANTQGTADKNVHELEKAKRSLESQLAELKAQNEELEDDLQLTEDAKLRLEVNMQALRAQFERDIQAKEEQSEEKRRGLVKALRDLEAELDEERKQRAAAVAAKKKLEGDLKDMEATLEMNNKVKEDALKQAKKLQAQIKDAIRDAEEAKAAKEELAAVSKEAERKAKTLEAEVMQLSEDLSSSERARRAAETERDELLEEINSNSNKGSLMIDEKRRLEARIAALEEELEEEQSNLELMVDRNRKAQLTIEQLTTELATEKSNAQNYETVKSGLERQNKDLKAKLSELETALRTKVKAATAASEAKIINLEKQLENETKERLTVQKSNRKLEKRIKELTLNIEDERRHADQYKEQIEKVNNRMKTLKRNLDEAEEEIQKEKTLKRKAQRECEDMLEGHEALSRELNALKSKLRRGGAMGSLSSSRLTPKRENDSMSVQDESLDGEDNSN; encoded by the exons ACCTACTCCGGCCTTTTCTGCGTGGTGGTTAACCCGTACAAGAAGCTGCCCATCTACACCGAGAAGATCATGGAGAAGTACAAAGGCATCAAACGGCACGAGGTGCCGCCACACGTCTTTGCGATCACAGACACCGCGTATAGATCGATGCTTCAGG ATCGTGAGGACCAGTCCATCCTGTGTACCGGCGAGTCGGGTGCTGGTAAAACCGAGAACACAAAGAAAGTTATCCAGTATTTAGCCTACGTGGCGGCATCGAAACCGAAAGGATCCGTA GCCCCAACACCAGCACTTATCATC GGTGGCCATCATACGAGTTTATCG GGTGAGCTAGAACAACAGCTGCTTCAAGCAAATCCCATTCTAGAAGCGTTCGGTAACGCCAAGACGGTGAAAAACGATAACTCGTCTCGCTTC GGTAAATTCATTCGGATAAACTTTGACGCCTCGGGCTTCATCTCTGGCGCCAACATCGAGACGTATCTGCTGGAGAAGTCACGTGCCATTCGCCAGGCGAAGGACGAGCGTACATTCCACATTTTCTACCAGCTGTTGGCGGGTGCGTCGCCCGAACAACGTCAGCGCTTTATCCTGGACGATGTGAAGACGTACCCGTTCCTGTCGAACGGTGGGCTGCCGGTACCCGGCGTTGACGATTATGCCGAGTTCCAAGCGACGGTTAAGAGCATGAACATAATGGGCATGACGGCGGATGACTTCAACTCGATCTTCCGCATTGTGAGTGCCGTGCTGCTGTTTGGCTCGATGACATTCAAGCAGGAACGCAGCTCCGATCAGGCTACGCTACCGGACAACACGGTCGCCCAGAAGATCGCGCATTTGCTGGGGCTGAGTGTAACGGACATGACGAAGGCATTCCTAACGCCGCGTATCAAGGTCGGCCGGGACTTTGTGACCAAGGCTCAGACGAAAGAGCAGGTCGAGTTCGCGGTGGAGGCCATCGCAAAGGCGTGCTATGAGAAGATGTTCAAGTGGTTGGTGAACCGTATTAACCGTTCGCTGGATCGCACCAAACGCCAGGGTGCGTCGTTCATCGGCATCCTCGATATGGCCGGCTTTGAGATCTTCGAGCTGAACTCGTTCGAGCAGCTTTGTATCAACTACACCAACGAGAAGTTGCAGCAGCTGTTCAATCACACCATGTTCATTCTTGAGCAGGAGGAGTATCAGCGCGAAGGAATCGAGTGGAAGTTCATCGACTTTGGGCTCGATCTACAGCCGACCATTGACCTGATTGACAAACCGGGCGGCATCATGGCTCTACTGGATGAGGAGTGCTGGTTCCCGAAGGCGACTGACAAGTCGTTCGTGGAAAAGCTGGCTGCGGCCCACTCGATGCATCCGAAGTTCATGAAGACGGACTTCCGCGGTGTGGCGGACTTCGCTGTTGTGCACTATGCCGGTAAGGTGGACTATTCGGCTACCAAGTGGCTGATGAAGAACATGGACCCACTGAACGAAAATGTCGTGTCGCTGCTGCAAGCCTCGCAGGACCCGTTCGTCGTGCAGATCTGGAAGGACGCCGAGATTGTTGGCATGGCGCAGCAGGCGCTCACCGACACTCAGTTTGGCGCTCGCACGCGTAAGGGCATGTTCCGTACGGTTTCCCATTTGTACAAGGAGCAGCTGGCCAAGCTGATGGACACACTGCGCAACACCAATCCGAACTTTGTGCGCTGTATCATCCCCAACCACGAAAAGCGCGCGGGCAAGATCGATGCGCCGCTCGTGCTCGATCAGCTGCGTTGCAACGGTGTGCTGGAGGGTATCCGTATCTGCCGCCAGGGCTTCCCGAATCGCATCCCGTTCCAGGAGTTCCGTCAACGCTACGAGCTGCTCACGCCCAACGTCATCCCGAAGGGCTTCATGGATGGCAAACGGGCTTGCGAACAGATGATCAAATCGCTCGAGCTGGACTCGAACCTGTACCGTATCGGTCAGTCGAAGATCTTCTTCCGTGCGGGCGTACTGGCGCACTTGGAAGAAGAACGCGACTACAAGATCACCGATCTGATCGTGAACTTCCAGGCGTACTGCCGTGGTTTCCTCGCCCGTCGCAACTACCAGAAGCGCCTACAGCAGCTCAACGCGATTCGTATCATCCAGCGCAACTGTGCGGCCTATCTAAAGCTGCGCAACTGGCAGTGGTGGCGTCTGTACACCAAGGTCAAGCCCCTGCTGGAAGTAACCAAGCAGGAGGAGAAGTTGGTGCAGAAGGAGGATGAGCTGCGCCAGATTCGCGACAAGCTCGACAATCTCTCCAAAAGCTCGCAGGAGTATGAAAAGAAGTTCCAGCAagcgatggaagaaaaaacgcaCCTCGCAGAACAGCTGCAAGCCGAGATCGAGTTGTGCGCCGAGGCGGAAGAGGGTCGTGCCCGGCTGGTCGCTCGCAAGCAGGAGCTAGAGGAGTTGATGCAGGATCTGGAGTCCCGCAtcgaggaagaggaggagcgCGTAAACGCACTTACGGGTGAGAAGAAGAAATTGCAGATCAACATACAGGACTTGGAGGAGCagttggaggaggaggaggcagCCCGGCAAAAGCTCCAACTCGAGAAGGTTCAGCTGGATGCGAAGCTTAAGAAGATGGAGGAAGATGTGGCGTTGATCGAGGACCAGAACCACAAGCTGGTGAAGGAAAAGAAGCTGCTGGAAGAGCGTGCAAACGATCTATCGCAAACGCTCGCCGAAGAGGAGGAGAAAGCGAAACATCTGGCCAAGCTTAAGGTGAAGCACGAGTCGACGATTGCCGAGCTGGAGGAACGCTTGCTAAAGGATCACCAGCAGCGCCAGGAGTCGGATCGTTCGAAGCGCAAGATCGAAACCGAGGTAGCCGACCTGAAGGAGCAGATCAATGAACGGCGCGTGCAGATAGAGGAGATGCAACAGCAGCTGATCAAACGCGAAGAGGAACTGGCTCAGACGCTTGTGCGCATCGACGAGGAGTCGGCCGCGAAGGCCGCAGCGCAGAAGACACAGCGCGAGCTCGAGTCACAGTTGGCAGAGATCCAGGAGGATTTGGAGGCAGAAAAACTTGCCCGCTCGAAGGCCGAGAAGCAGAAGCGCGACCTTAATGAAGAGCTGGAAGCTTTGAAAAACGAGCTCCTTGATTCTTTGGACACGACCGCCG CCCAACAAGAACTTCGCTCCAAGCGTGAACAGGAGGTTGCGACATTGAAGAAAACGCTGGAAGATGAGTCCTCGAATCACGAGGCAACTCTTATGGACATGCGCCACAAGCATGCTCAGGAGATCTCGTCCATCAATGAGCAGTTGGAGAATTTGAAGAAGCTCAAGGGCGGCCTCGAGAAGAGCAAGCAAACGCTGGAGGCGGAAAATGCCGATCTTGCCACCGAGTTGCGTAACGTCAATCAGTCGCGCCAGGAGAACGACCGCCGCCGCAAACAGGCCGAAACGCAGATCGCTGAACTACAG GTAAAACTTGCCGAAGTCGAACGCGTTCGAGTTGAGCTGCAGGATAAGGTTACCAAACTGCAACAGGAGACCGACAACATCACGCAGCAGTTGGACGAAGCCGAGCTGAAAGCATCAGCTGCGATCAAGAGCGCCGGCAACTTGGAGAGTCAGCTAACTGAGGCACAACAGCTCCTCGAGGAGGAAACCCGCCAGAAGCTGGCCCTAAGTTCGAAGCTGCGCCAGATCGAATCCGAAAAGGATGCACTCGCCGAACAGCTTGAGGAAGACGAAGAAGCGAAAAAGAGCTACGAAAAGAAGCTGGCCGAGCTGAACATTACCATACAAGAGATGAAGAAACGTTCGGAGGAGGAGTCCGATGTGGCGAAGGAGTTGGAGGAGTCGAAGAAAAAGATGAACAAGGACATCGAGACACTGCAGCGTCAAATTCAGGAGCTTCAGGCGACCAACGATCGGTTGGACAAGAGCAAAAAGAAGATCCAGTCGGAATTGGAGGATGCCACGATCGAGCTGGAGACGCAGCGCACCAAGGTGCTGGAGCTcgagaagaagcagaagaattTCGACAAGGTGTTGGCCGAGGAGAAGGCCATCAGCGAGCAGCACGCACAGGAGCGGGATGCGGCAGAACGGGAAGCGcgcgaaaaggaaacgaaggTGCTTTCGCTGACTCGCGAGCTCGACGAGGCGTTTGAGAAAATCGACGAGCTTGAAACGAAGCGCAAGGCACTGCAGAATGAACTGGATGAGCTTGCCAATACACAG GGCACAGCGGACAAGAACGTGCACGAGCTGGAAAAGGCGAAGCGTTCCCTCGAAAGCCAGCTGGCTGAACTTAAAGCACAAAATGAGGAACTGGAGGATGATCTTCAGCTGACGGAGGATGCCAAGCTGCGCTTGGAAGTGAACATGCAAGCCCTACGCGCACAATTCGAGCGGGACATTCAGGCAAAGGAGGAACAATCGGAAGAGAAGCGTCGCGGACTGGTAAAAGCCCTGCGCGATCTGGAAGCCGAGTTAGACGAGGAACGCAAGCAGCGCGCAGCGGCCGTTGCGGCTAAGAAGAAGCTCGAGGGTGATCTGAAGGACATGGAAGCAACGCTCGAGATGAACAATAAGGTGAAGGAGGACGCGCTGAAGCAAGCGAAGAAACTGCAAGCACAAATCAAGGACGCGATCCGGGACGCCGAGGAAGCTAAGGCAGCTAAGGAGGAGTTAGCGGCCGTTAGTAAGGAGGCAGAACGCAAAGCGAAGACGCTCGAGGCGGAGGTGATGCAGCTATCGGAGGACCTTTCGAGCTCGGAGCGGGCACGTCGGGCCGCGGAAACGGAGCGCGACGAGCTGCTGGAGGAGATAAACTCCAACTCGAACAAGGGCTCGCTCATGATCGATGAGAAGCGCCGACTGGAGGCGCGCATTGCCGCCCTCGAGGAGGAGTTGGAAGAGGAGCAGTCCAACCTGGAGCTGATGGTCGACCGTAACCGCAAGGCGCAGCTAACGATCGAGCAACTGACGACGGAGCTGGCAACGGAAAAGTCGAACGCGCAGAATTACGAAACCGTCAAGTCGGGCCTGGAGCGCCAGAACAAGGACCTGAAGGCGAAGCTGTCCGAGCTCGAGACGGCTCTGCGTACGAAGGTGAAGGCGGCAACGGCCGCATCCGAGGCgaagatcatcaacctagagAAGCAGctcgaaaacgaaacaaaggaGCGACTAACGGTGCAAAAGTCCAACCGCAAGCTCGAAAAGCGTATCAAGGAGCTGACGCTGAACATCGAAGACGAGCGACGACATGCCGATCAGTATAAGGAGCAGATTGAAAAG GTTAACAATCGCATGAAGACTCTAAAGCGCAACCTCGATGAAGCCGAAGAAGAAATTCAGAAGGAGAAAACTTTGAAACGGAAGGCACAGCGCGAATGCGAGGACATGCTAGAAGGTCACGAGGCGCTGTCTCGCGAACTGAATGCGCTCAAATCAAAGCTTAG ACGGGGTGGTGCAATGGGCAGTCTGAGCTCGTCCCGATTGACACCGAAGCGCGAGAACGACTCGATGTCGGTGCAAGATGAATCGCTCGATGGCGAGGATAACAGCAACTGA